In one Shewanella loihica PV-4 genomic region, the following are encoded:
- the tnpB gene encoding IS66 family insertion sequence element accessory protein TnpB (TnpB, as the term is used for proteins encoded by IS66 family insertion elements, is considered an accessory protein, since TnpC, encoded by a neighboring gene, is a DDE family transposase.): protein MKRMLSAPNVYLYREFVDFRKSINGLAAIIESETDLPLGSGALFLFTNKQRDKIKVLYWDKTGFALWYKRLEKAKFKWPTQEKKQVYTLTQFDLDRLLSGFTIIGRKPIKIDNFTMS, encoded by the coding sequence ATGAAGAGAATGCTGAGTGCCCCTAATGTTTACCTGTATCGGGAGTTCGTGGATTTTAGAAAGTCCATTAATGGTCTGGCGGCGATTATTGAATCTGAAACCGATTTACCGCTCGGAAGCGGTGCGCTGTTCCTGTTTACCAATAAACAACGCGACAAAATCAAAGTCTTGTATTGGGATAAAACAGGCTTCGCTCTGTGGTATAAGCGGCTGGAAAAAGCCAAATTCAAATGGCCCACTCAAGAGAAAAAACAGGTATACACCCTGACTCAATTTGACTTAGACAGGCTGTTATCTGGCTTCACTATAATCGGTCGCAAACCGATAAAAATAGACAATTTTACAATGAGTTAA
- the tnpA gene encoding IS66 family insertion sequence element accessory protein TnpA, which translates to MAKRLTLQEWHTLFDQYESSHLSQRVFCEQNGLSLSTFHAKRQQLKFIEQPKSSGFVKAEVVEKTTRYQMTQTPIANMTLLINDVELSIPQGTPASFLAELIGALS; encoded by the coding sequence ATGGCAAAAAGACTCACTCTTCAAGAATGGCATACCCTATTCGATCAATACGAATCCAGTCATCTGTCTCAACGCGTGTTCTGTGAACAAAATGGGCTGAGCCTTTCAACCTTCCATGCCAAGCGACAGCAACTAAAGTTCATAGAGCAACCTAAGAGTAGTGGATTCGTTAAAGCTGAAGTCGTTGAAAAAACGACACGCTATCAGATGACCCAAACACCGATTGCCAACATGACACTATTGATTAATGACGTTGAACTCAGCATCCCCCAGGGAACACCTGCCTCGTTTCTGGCAGAGTTAATCGGAGCACTGTCATGA
- a CDS encoding IS5 family transposase translates to MSQQLTFADSEFSSKRRQTRKEIFLSRMENLLPWSQLLDVIEPFYPKVGNGRRPYPLETMFRIHCMQQWYSLSDEATEDALYEIASMRQFALLSLDKAIPDRTTIMNFRHLLEKHKLTRKLFKTVNQWLSDSGVMMTQGTLVDATIIEAPSSTKNKNNERDPDMHQTKKGNQWHFGMKAYIGVDAKSGLTHTLVTTAANEHDLNQLDNLLHGEEEFVSGDAGYQGAQKREELKDTNVEWLIAERPGKIRALKKRPRKNKTIINIEYLKASIRAKVEHPFRIIKCQFGFIKARYKGLMKNDSQLAMLFTLANLFTVDQMLRRQPRSV, encoded by the coding sequence ATGAGCCAACAACTAACCTTTGCCGATAGTGAGTTTTCTAGCAAGCGTCGTCAGACTCGCAAAGAGATTTTTTTATCCCGGATGGAGAACCTGTTGCCGTGGTCTCAACTGCTGGACGTGATTGAACCCTTTTACCCCAAAGTCGGCAACGGTCGCCGTCCTTATCCACTTGAGACAATGTTCCGCATTCATTGTATGCAGCAATGGTACAGTCTTAGTGACGAAGCGACCGAAGATGCGTTATACGAAATTGCTTCAATGCGTCAGTTTGCACTATTGTCACTCGATAAAGCGATCCCAGACCGTACCACCATCATGAACTTTAGGCACTTGCTGGAAAAGCATAAACTCACACGAAAATTATTCAAAACTGTTAATCAATGGCTGTCGGATAGTGGTGTGATGATGACACAAGGTACGTTGGTGGATGCTACGATTATTGAAGCACCGAGCTCCACTAAGAATAAAAACAATGAGCGAGACCCAGATATGCATCAGACCAAGAAAGGCAACCAATGGCACTTCGGCATGAAAGCCTACATTGGTGTGGATGCCAAGAGCGGTCTCACCCATACGCTGGTTACCACAGCTGCCAACGAACATGATCTGAACCAATTAGATAATTTGCTTCACGGTGAAGAGGAATTCGTTTCCGGCGATGCCGGTTATCAAGGCGCACAGAAACGGGAAGAATTGAAAGACACGAACGTGGAATGGCTGATTGCCGAGCGCCCCGGTAAAATCCGGGCACTGAAAAAGCGCCCACGCAAGAACAAGACAATAATCAACATCGAATACTTAAAAGCCAGCATCCGAGCAAAGGTAGAACACCCGTTTCGCATTATCAAATGTCAGTTCGGCTTCATCAAAGCACGCTACAAGGGGCTGATGAAAAATGACTCACAGTTAGCCATGTTATTCACTTTGGCAAACCTGTTTACAGTAGACCAAATGTTGCGACGACAACCAAGATCTGTCTGA